Genomic DNA from Desulfobacterales bacterium:
GAGTAGATCACCGCGTTCAAACCCGGGGCATCCCCGCCGCCAGTGGAAATAACAATTTTTCTCATGACCTCGATCCAGTTCTAATATCTGATTCCCGGCGCCCATACCTGTCAGCAACCGGCTCAACCAATGCTCCGGCCAGCATAACATAGCGGATTGTCCCCGCAACAGCATTATTCTTTGTAAGCGTTCACCAGCACCTCATCTTCGCCCATTTCGGAGTCTCGTGCCTCGCTTACCTGGCCTGCTCGAATAGCACCAGTATGCTTCGCAGTCCCGAATGAACGAATCTAAGCCACTGGTAAACGCTTACGGGCATGAGATTACCGTAAATCCGTACCCCCGGTGAACGGTTATTATTCTTTTCTCCCGCAGGAGCGAACAAGGAACCGTAACAATCCATAATCATGGGTTCTCACTCCACCGGGAATACTGATTCCCAACTCCCCTATTGACTTCTCGTGAGAGGCTTCTTACGATTATACGATAATAACTCACCTGATAATGGCTTTGCTCAATCCCCCTTTTTTTTAGCCGCGATATTTACACCCTGCCGTCGGGCAGGCCGGCGCTGCATAGTTTAAAAAGGCGGCAGGGCATGATGATGAATATTCTGCGCGAAGGAGAAAACCATGCTTGAAGTAACGGAAACAGCCACCAAAAATCTGAAGGCCTACATGGATGAGCACAATATCAGCTCATCCCTGCGGGTGGCGATCATGGGCGGTGGCTGAGCCGGCCCCTCCCTGGGACTGGCTCTGGATGAGTCAAAAGAAAACGATGAGACATTTGATCAGGACGGGTTGACCTTTGTGGTGGACAAGGAACTGATCGTCACCACCGGCACCATCAAAATCGACTTTGTCACCACCGGGATGCGGCCCGGGTTTTCGATCAGCTCGCAAAACCCCATTAACAAGGGCAGTTCCTGCAGCAGCGGTTCCTGCGGCACCAGTTGCGGGTAGAATCGTTCGCAAGATTTCTTTTTGGAACCCGGCGGGAAACCGCCGGGTTTTTTTATGTTCCGAGGTTATATCCGGCCCAGGGGTAGGACTCTCCTTGCTTGACAGATAGGTCCGGCACGCTTACCGTTTCCCAAAAGCAGATTCAATCTGTAGCAAATACAGCGAGATATACCGGAGGAAACAAGAATGCAATTCGATAAATTCACCATTAAATCCCAGGAGACCATCCAGGCGGCGCAACAACTGGCCGAATCCCGCGGCAACCAGGAGATCAGGCCCGAACATCTGCTCGCCGCCCTGCTCGAACAAAGCGAGGGGGTGGTGGTTCCGGCCCTGCGCAAGATGGGCGTCGATCCGACCGGGCTGCACAACGAAGCGGTGGCCCTGC
This window encodes:
- a CDS encoding Fe-S cluster assembly protein HesB; amino-acid sequence: MLEVTETATKNLKAYMDEHNISSSLRVAIMGGG